The genomic DNA GGTAAAAGTATTGGTGCCTATGTTCGGTACTACCACACGGTATTTCACCACCAACTTAATCTCTTTTTCTGCCGCGCGACTGTTTTGATAAAGCGATAAGGTACGGTCGCTGAGCGTTTCAGAAATTAAATGAATGTTGGTGATATTAGCCGCCGGCGTCACGATATTAATACCGTTATTTCTTAGCTCAGTTTTCACATCTCGAGTGAGTTGTGAGTAATCATCGTAACTGGACAGTGACATAGCATCCACTTCTTCAGGGACGAGGTAACTGCCCCGTAAGTGAAAACCACAGCCACTTAACAATGACGCGATAAGTAGAGCAAAAGCTAGACGTAAATGGGGAAGGCGTGCAATTTGAATCAACAGAATACTCTCTTAAGGAAGTTCGGCTTTTATCGTGCTTCTCTAGTATAGAAGAGCAGGATAAAAAACGAAAAGAGAGGGCTAGTCACTAGCCCTCAATATTAAGCGTAGATTAGTTTGCTACAATATTCAGTAGCTTACCAGGTACGTAGATCACTTTACGCACAGTTTTATCTTCGATGAACTTAACAACGTTCTCATCGTTTAGACCCAGTTCTTCAACTTGCTCTTTAGAAGCGTCGGCCGCTACGGTGAGTTTGGCACGAAGTTTACCGTTCACTTGTACAACGATTGTTTTTTCGTCTTCAACTAGTGCTTTTTCATCAAACGTTGGCCATGTTGCAAAATCAATGTTTGATTCACCTAATGCTACCCACATTTCGTGAGAGATATGTGGCGTCATAGGGTAAAGCATACGAACAACCGCTTTTAGTGCTTCATCAAGGATAGCGCGATCTTGCGCTGACTCTTGAGAGGCTTTAGCCAGTTTGTTCATTAACTCCATGATAGCCGCGATGGCGGTGTTGAAGGTTTGGCGACGGCCAATATCATCGGTAACTTTGGCGATAGTCTTGTGAACATCACGGCGAAGTGCTTTTTGGTTGCCAGATAAAGCCGCAGTATCAACAGTCTCTGCAGCACCTTGTGATGAGTGAGTATGAACCAGTTTCCAAACACGTTTTAGGAAGCGGTTAGCCCCTTCAACGCCAGACTCTTGCCATTCCAAGGTCATATCGGCAGGGGAGGCAAACATCATAAATAGGCGAACAGTGTCAGCGCCGTACTTATTAACCATTTCTTGTGGGTCAATACCGTTGTTCTTAGACTTAGACATTTTGATCATGCCTGAGTGTTCAACGTTACGGCCTTGGGTATCTACCGCTTTTTCAATGCGGCCTTTGCCATCACGCTCTACAGTAACGTCTGTAGGTGCAATCCACTCTTTTGTGCCTTTATCGTTCGTGTGATAGAAGGCATCAGCCAATACCATACCTTGACAAAGTAGTTGTTTAAACGGTTCATCAGAGGTGACGTAACCGGCATCACGCAATAATTTGTGGAAGAAGCGAGAGTACAATAGGTGCATACAAGCATGCTCGATACCCCCTACGTATTGATCCACTGGTAACCAGTAGTTGGCTTTTTCAGGATCAAGGATGTCGTCTGCTTGTGGTGAACAGTAACGTGCGTAGTACCAAGATGATTCCATGAAGGTATCAAAGGTATCTGTTTCGCGCAGTGCTGGTTCTCCGTTAAAGGTGGTTTTTGCCCACTCTTTATCGGCTTTGATAGGGCTAGTCACGCCATCCATTACCACATCTTCTGGAAGAATAACCGGTAGTTGGTCAGCAGGCACAGGATGAACTTCACCGTCTTCTGTGGTCACCATTGGGATAGGTGCGCCCCAGTAACGTTGACGAGAGACGCCCCAGTCACGTAAGCGGAAGTTAACCGTCTTCTTACCTTTGCCTTCAGATTCTAGTTTTGCAGCAATGGCATCAAATGCCTCTTGGAACGCAAGACCATCAAACTCACCGGAATCAAAAAGCACGCCTTTTTCTGTGTAAGCGGCTTCAGATACGTCAAGCTCAGAGCCATCTGCCGGTTTGATAACAGGGATGATGTCGATGCCGTATTTAGTGGCAAACTCGTAGTCACGCTGATCGTGAGCAGGAACCGCCATTACCGCACCCGTGCCGTAATCCATTAATACAAAGTTGGCAACGAAAACAGGAACCACACGGCCATTGAGAGGGTGGATAGCCGTTAGGCCCGTATCCATACCTTTCTTTTCCATGGTAGCAAGTTCAGCTTCAGCTACTTTAGTGTTACGACATTCGTCGACAAAAGCGGCAAGGTCAGGGTTACTCTTCGAGGCTTTTTCAGCAAGAGGGTGACCTGCAGCGATACCAACGTAAGAAACACCCATTAGTGTATCTGGACGAGTGGTATAAACTTCTAAAGGCGCTTCTTCACCGTTAACCGCGAAAGAGAGTTCAACCCCTTCAGAGCGACCAATCCAGTTGCGTTGCATGGTTTTCACCATATCAGGCCAACCTTCAAGGTTGTCTAGATCATCCAGTAGCTCTTGAGCGTACTCAGTGATTTTAATGAACCATTGTGGGATTTTTTTCTGTTCTACAGGTGTATCACAACGCCAGCAGCAACCGTCTTCAACTTGTTCGTTAGCCAGAACAGTTTGGTCGTTTGGACACCAGTTAACAGAAGAGGTTTTCTTGTACACTAAGCCTTTTTGGTAAAGTTTAGTGAAGAACTCTTGTTCCCAGCGATAGTATTCAGGAGTACAAGTTGCAAATTCGCGATTCCAGTCATAACCAAAGCCTAATAGCTTAAGTTGGTTCTTCATGTACTCGATGTTTTCATAAGTCCATGGTGCAGGCGCAGTGTTGTTTTTAACCGCGGCGTTTTCTGCTGGCAGACCAAAAGCATCCCAACCAATTGGTTGCATCACGTTTTTGCCTTGCAGGCGTTGGAAACGAGACACGACATCACCAATGGTGTAGTTACGCACATGTCCCATGTGTAAGCGACCACTTGGGTACGGGAACATAGAAAGACAGTAGAATTTTTCTTTGTTTGGATCTTCACTTACAACAAAGGTTTTATTGCTGTCCCAGTGCTTTTGAACTTTCTGTTCAATATCTTGCGGGTTGTATTGTTCTTGCATCGACGCTATCCGTTTTCTAGGAAACCATGAGACTGATAAAATCAGTTCATAAGAGATCCGCTTAGAATACCTAATGCAGAGAAAAGCAACAACCACAAAGCTAGCTTTAAGCAAGGATATTTGCGTAATGTTAATGAAATACGTGGTGCAGTGGCTTAATTCATTACTTAACGTCAGGCATTAGGCATGCCCGTCATGGAGAAGGGG from Vibrio rarus includes the following:
- a CDS encoding LPS-assembly lipoprotein LptE, with protein sequence MQIARLPHLRLAFALLIASLLSGCGFHLRGSYLVPEEVDAMSLSSYDDYSQLTRDVKTELRNNGINIVTPAANITNIHLISETLSDRTLSLYQNSRAAEKEIKLVVKYRVVVPNIGTNTFTTQVSRSYLDNPLTALAKSVEQDMLENEMRKQASRQLIRQLARLRNNIDNHEVGSIPGLDVDDNGMMIAPIQPKADTITIDMQSEDSTAIDAETSTTDSSPSTTESNSDEANSPQATKTTAE
- the leuS gene encoding leucine--tRNA ligase; this translates as MQEQYNPQDIEQKVQKHWDSNKTFVVSEDPNKEKFYCLSMFPYPSGRLHMGHVRNYTIGDVVSRFQRLQGKNVMQPIGWDAFGLPAENAAVKNNTAPAPWTYENIEYMKNQLKLLGFGYDWNREFATCTPEYYRWEQEFFTKLYQKGLVYKKTSSVNWCPNDQTVLANEQVEDGCCWRCDTPVEQKKIPQWFIKITEYAQELLDDLDNLEGWPDMVKTMQRNWIGRSEGVELSFAVNGEEAPLEVYTTRPDTLMGVSYVGIAAGHPLAEKASKSNPDLAAFVDECRNTKVAEAELATMEKKGMDTGLTAIHPLNGRVVPVFVANFVLMDYGTGAVMAVPAHDQRDYEFATKYGIDIIPVIKPADGSELDVSEAAYTEKGVLFDSGEFDGLAFQEAFDAIAAKLESEGKGKKTVNFRLRDWGVSRQRYWGAPIPMVTTEDGEVHPVPADQLPVILPEDVVMDGVTSPIKADKEWAKTTFNGEPALRETDTFDTFMESSWYYARYCSPQADDILDPEKANYWLPVDQYVGGIEHACMHLLYSRFFHKLLRDAGYVTSDEPFKQLLCQGMVLADAFYHTNDKGTKEWIAPTDVTVERDGKGRIEKAVDTQGRNVEHSGMIKMSKSKNNGIDPQEMVNKYGADTVRLFMMFASPADMTLEWQESGVEGANRFLKRVWKLVHTHSSQGAAETVDTAALSGNQKALRRDVHKTIAKVTDDIGRRQTFNTAIAAIMELMNKLAKASQESAQDRAILDEALKAVVRMLYPMTPHISHEMWVALGESNIDFATWPTFDEKALVEDEKTIVVQVNGKLRAKLTVAADASKEQVEELGLNDENVVKFIEDKTVRKVIYVPGKLLNIVAN